In the Candidatus Atribacteria bacterium genome, AATTAGTGCAAAAAATGGAGGAACAGGCTAATCGATTTGGTCTAAAAATAGAATATGGTGAAGTAGTAGAAATTAGAATGATGGAAAGGAAAGGAAATAATTTAAAAATAATTAAAACCAATAACCAAGAGTTTAATGCTCTTGCTATTATTCTAACTTCTGGGGCAGAAGCGAGTAAATTGGGAATCCCCGGAGAAGAAGAATTAACGGGGAGGGGCGTTTCTTATTGCGCTACTTGTGATGCTCCATTTTTTAGGGATAAAAAAATAGTGGTGATTGGGGGAGGAGATACAGCTATCGAAGAAGCTTTGTATTTAACCAAGTTTGTTCGAGAAGTAACTATTATTCACCGTCGTGATAGATTAAGAGCAACTAAGATATTACAGGAAAGGGCTTTGGATAACGATAAAATAAATTTTGTCTGGGATTCTACGGTGACAAAAGTAATAGGTCAGGAAAAAGTAAATGGTGTTTTGATTCAAAATAAAAAAACAGATGAAG is a window encoding:
- the trxB gene encoding thioredoxin-disulfide reductase; the encoded protein is MYDAIIIGGGPAGLTAGIYLSRAGMETLLIEKAMIGGQAVLTETIENYPGFPEGIGGLELVQKMEEQANRFGLKIEYGEVVEIRMMERKGNNLKIIKTNNQEFNALAIILTSGAEASKLGIPGEEELTGRGVSYCATCDAPFFRDKKIVVIGGGDTAIEEALYLTKFVREVTIIHRRDRLRATKILQERALDNDKINFVWDSTVTKVIGQEKVNGVLIQNKKTDEEKEIPCQGVFIFVGNIPNSKFIKELVKLDQRGYILTDDNMMTSQKGIFACGDVRKKILRQVVTACGEGATAAFAAQKYIEELKGVSYK